The nucleotide sequence GCGCAGCCCACCTGGCAAGATTTCCGGCAACTGGAGATCTTGCAACAACGCTGGCCGACAATTGTGGGCAAAGCTGTTGCCCGCAACACCAGACCCCTGCGCCTCTACCGCGACACCCTCCACGTCGCTACCTCGTCTCCCACCTGGGCTCAGAACCTTGCCTTTCAACGGGCTCTGCTCGTCGAAAAGCTCAACCCCCACCTATCGAAACCCATCAAAGACATTCGCTTTCGACCGGCAGAATGGCACCGAAGCCAAGGAGGCGATCGCTCTGTCGTGCCGACCTCTTTCATCTCGCGCCCCAGCACTGCCCCCCAACGTCCCAGACCCGCAACCCCCCAGGAAGCCTTTGTACGCTGGCAGCAGCGGGTCAAGCAAGCCCAAGCGAACGCGGGTACGCTTTCCTGTCCGGCCTGTGGCCGACCCAGCCCTCCCCAAGAACTCGATCGCCATTATGTCTGTGGTTTCTGCTTCCGAGAAGACTCTAAAAGAATTTAGCGAAATCCGATCGAGCACCGGAATTGTGGCACTGTGGCATCAGTGAACGTTGCGCTAGCGCAGAGGGTTCGGCAGCGAATTCTGCTGGGTGTGACGACTGTTGTTGTTGGGTGGCGATCGCCTTGACCTCCAAAGCTTCCAATTCGATTCTGCAACGCCTGTTTGTCAACCTGATAACCGCGCTGGCCCTCTTCTTGGCTGGCACCTCTCTGTTTGACAGTTGGGTGCAACCTCCCCCGCAAACCCGTCTCGATCTGATTCAGACCAACCTGTCACTCCAGGCCGTTCGCACCCTGGACAATCCCGATTATCGAGACCTTGCCCGCACCCTCTTCGGCTCGCAAGACCCCGTTGACGGTGCCCTCAAACAATATCGCAAGGCCACAGACACTCTGACCCAAAGAGTGGCTGAATCACGGGCGGACGATCGCTCGGAGAGTGCTGACGACCTGGCGGCTGAGACTCCCTCGCCAGAGGGGGCAGAAGCTCTGCAACAGCAACAACTCGCCCTTGACGAACTCAATTTACGCACGGGAATTTTGCTGGCCCATCAAAGTGAAGTCCTCGATGCTCAAACCTATTGGCGGGCGGTCGCATCCGAACAGTTGCAACCCTGTGCAGAAGTACTATCGGGTCTGTGGGATCCGCAATTTCTGCGAATTGTGCCCAATGCAGAAGTCAACCTGCAGCAACACTTAGATGGCTGGTTCGAAGCCACTGCCCTAAAGCAACTCTATCGCCTGCAACAGCGTCCCGACGCCATTGCCGAACTCGATCGCGAACAAGAGCAAGCGGCGATTGAGTCTCTCGCGCGATTGTCGATTGTCAGTGGCGTTCCTGTTTCGTTTGGAATCATTGGCTTCTTAGTGCTGCTTGTCTGGTTGGTGGGGGTGGCGATGAAGAAATGGCCCGCTGTGGGAGAAGCTTGGTCGGTGCCTTGGCCTGGTGTTGCAGTACAAGCGGCGGTCTCGCTCTGGTTTGTTGGGTTTTGGGTAACGGGACGATTGGTGCCGGGGCTCTATTTGCTGGCGGTGGTGGGGCCGAACTTTAGTCGTGCCACTCAGTTGCAGCAGGCGATCGCCATTCTGCTCACCTACGCAGTC is from Synechococcus sp. PCC 7336 and encodes:
- a CDS encoding DUF721 domain-containing protein, with amino-acid sequence MCSSRESLRQSHSVFQSLDNVLKAVKAQPTWQDFRQLEILQQRWPTIVGKAVARNTRPLRLYRDTLHVATSSPTWAQNLAFQRALLVEKLNPHLSKPIKDIRFRPAEWHRSQGGDRSVVPTSFISRPSTAPQRPRPATPQEAFVRWQQRVKQAQANAGTLSCPACGRPSPPQELDRHYVCGFCFREDSKRI
- a CDS encoding CPBP family intramembrane glutamic endopeptidase gives rise to the protein MTSKASNSILQRLFVNLITALALFLAGTSLFDSWVQPPPQTRLDLIQTNLSLQAVRTLDNPDYRDLARTLFGSQDPVDGALKQYRKATDTLTQRVAESRADDRSESADDLAAETPSPEGAEALQQQQLALDELNLRTGILLAHQSEVLDAQTYWRAVASEQLQPCAEVLSGLWDPQFLRIVPNAEVNLQQHLDGWFEATALKQLYRLQQRPDAIAELDREQEQAAIESLARLSIVSGVPVSFGIIGFLVLLVWLVGVAMKKWPAVGEAWSVPWPGVAVQAAVSLWFVGFWVTGRLVPGLYLLAVVGPNFSRATQLQQAIAILLTYAVGAAIGLALVYWAVSRAENSAVEAGNGETDASTGDLLRVRLLDAWPAWGIGGYLSALPLVVVAGLAAQWLLPNSGGGNPILPLILESQGWAPRVIFLIVVAVFAPIFEETLFRGFVLPSLAKVMPVWGAIVASAVLFAAVHLNFSDLLPLTVLGIVLGLVYSRSRNLLAPMLLHSCWNAGTFATLLILGGGA